One Chromatiaceae bacterium genomic region harbors:
- a CDS encoding MerR family transcriptional regulator, translating to MNESPDFVQGVILDENLALALEDLTDLCGISDELLALLVGEGLLAPRGESPADWRFDGLQVRRIRRALRLSHDLELDWPATALALDLLDEIDRLRERLQGLELQVVRRD from the coding sequence ATGAATGAGTCCCCCGACTTCGTCCAGGGGGTGATCCTCGACGAAAACCTGGCCTTGGCCCTGGAGGACCTCACCGACCTGTGCGGCATCAGCGACGAACTCCTTGCCCTGCTCGTGGGCGAGGGTCTGCTGGCGCCGCGCGGCGAATCACCCGCCGACTGGCGCTTCGACGGCCTCCAGGTGCGCCGCATCCGCCGCGCCCTGCGTCTCAGCCATGACCTGGAACTGGATTGGCCCGCCACCGCCCTCGCCCTGGACCTGCTCGACGAGATCGATCGTTTGCGGGAGCGCCTCCAGGGCCTGGAGCTACAGGTGGTGCGGCGGGACTAG
- a CDS encoding NADP-dependent malic enzyme, which produces MEKDLREAALEYHRWPTPGKISVRPTKVLTNQRDLALAYSPGVAAACDAIVANPATAADYTSRANLVGVVTNGTAVLGLGDIGPLAAKPVMEGKGCLFKKFAGIDVFDIELAERDPDKLIDMIAALEPTLGGINLEDIKAPECFYIERKLKERMKIPVFHDDQHGTAIISAAALLNGLKVVGKPIAEVRVVCSGAGAAAISCLNLWCYLGVQRQNIIVCDSKGVIYTGRPGGMDETKAQYAQDTAARTLGDAIKGTDIFLGLSTAGVLTPEMVKTMGPQPMIFALANPTPEIMPHLAKAARPDAIIATGRSDYPNQVNNVLCFPFIFRGALDVGATCITEEMKIASVRAIAELAEAEATDEVAMAYPGRELSFGPEYLIPTPFDPRLILRIAPAVAKAAMDSGVATRPITDWQGYRAKLTEFIYHTGVGMRAIFQAARRTKGKRIIFAEGEDERVLRAAQILIEERIARPILIGWPAVIGYRLEKAQLRIRPGVDFDLVNPESDERYRECWEAYLKLMVRRGVTPAIAKSALRRDNSIIGAILLRLGYGDGLLLGTSGLFAEHLRVVRDLIGKRSDVHTLGAMNYLMLPGRSLFICDTHVNQDPSAQEIAEITLMAAEQVRRFGVQPKVALLSHSNFGSSPSESARKMSRAASLIDAMSAGELEVDGEMHGDAALSEEFRRAANPNSMLKGEANLLVMPNIDAANISYNLLKMTGGEGVTIGPILLGVARPVHILTTTSTVRRLVNMAALAVVESLER; this is translated from the coding sequence GTGGAAAAGGATCTGCGCGAGGCCGCCCTCGAATATCACCGCTGGCCTACCCCCGGTAAGATTTCCGTCCGCCCGACCAAGGTCCTGACCAACCAGCGCGACCTGGCGCTGGCCTATTCCCCGGGGGTCGCCGCCGCCTGCGACGCCATCGTCGCCAATCCGGCGACGGCCGCTGATTACACGTCCCGAGCCAACCTGGTTGGCGTCGTCACCAATGGCACCGCCGTCCTCGGCTTGGGTGACATAGGCCCCCTCGCCGCCAAGCCGGTCATGGAAGGCAAGGGCTGTTTGTTCAAGAAATTCGCTGGCATCGACGTCTTTGACATCGAACTGGCAGAGCGGGACCCAGACAAGCTGATCGACATGATCGCCGCCCTGGAACCGACCCTGGGCGGCATCAACCTGGAGGATATCAAGGCCCCGGAGTGCTTCTACATCGAACGGAAGCTGAAGGAACGGATGAAGATCCCGGTCTTCCACGACGATCAGCACGGCACCGCCATCATCTCCGCCGCCGCCCTGCTCAATGGGCTCAAGGTCGTCGGCAAACCCATCGCGGAAGTCAGGGTCGTCTGCTCCGGCGCCGGCGCCGCTGCCATCTCCTGTCTCAATCTCTGGTGCTATCTTGGCGTCCAGCGCCAGAACATCATCGTCTGTGACTCCAAGGGCGTCATCTACACGGGCCGGCCGGGCGGCATGGACGAGACCAAGGCCCAGTATGCCCAGGACACGGCGGCGCGCACCCTGGGCGACGCGATCAAGGGCACCGATATCTTCCTGGGCCTCTCGACCGCCGGGGTCCTGACCCCGGAGATGGTCAAGACCATGGGCCCCCAGCCCATGATCTTTGCCCTGGCCAACCCGACGCCCGAGATCATGCCGCACCTGGCCAAGGCCGCGCGCCCGGACGCCATCATAGCCACCGGCCGCTCGGACTATCCCAACCAGGTCAACAACGTCCTCTGCTTCCCCTTCATCTTCCGCGGCGCCCTGGATGTCGGCGCCACCTGCATCACCGAGGAGATGAAGATCGCCAGCGTGCGGGCCATCGCCGAGTTGGCGGAGGCCGAGGCCACCGACGAAGTGGCCATGGCCTATCCCGGCCGGGAACTCAGCTTCGGTCCGGAATACCTGATTCCCACCCCTTTCGATCCGCGCTTGATCCTCAGGATAGCCCCCGCCGTGGCCAAGGCCGCCATGGATTCCGGCGTAGCCACCCGGCCCATCACCGACTGGCAGGGCTATCGCGCCAAGCTGACGGAGTTTATCTACCACACCGGCGTGGGTATGCGCGCCATCTTCCAGGCCGCCCGCCGGACCAAGGGCAAGCGCATCATCTTCGCCGAGGGCGAGGACGAACGGGTGCTGCGGGCCGCCCAGATCCTGATCGAGGAGCGGATCGCCCGCCCCATCCTCATCGGCTGGCCCGCCGTCATCGGCTATCGGCTGGAAAAGGCGCAACTGCGCATCCGGCCGGGGGTCGATTTCGATCTCGTCAACCCGGAATCCGACGAGCGCTATCGCGAGTGCTGGGAGGCCTACCTCAAGCTGATGGTGCGCCGTGGCGTCACGCCGGCCATCGCCAAGTCCGCGCTGCGCCGGGACAACAGCATCATCGGCGCCATACTGCTCCGGCTGGGCTACGGCGACGGCCTCCTCCTGGGTACCAGCGGCCTCTTCGCCGAGCATCTGCGGGTGGTCCGGGATCTGATCGGCAAGCGCTCCGACGTCCATACCCTGGGGGCCATGAACTACCTCATGCTCCCCGGCCGCTCCCTTTTTATCTGCGATACCCACGTCAACCAGGACCCCAGCGCCCAGGAGATCGCCGAGATCACCCTGATGGCCGCCGAGCAGGTGCGACGCTTCGGGGTCCAACCTAAGGTGGCACTGCTGTCACACTCCAACTTCGGCTCCAGCCCCTCCGAATCCGCCCGCAAGATGAGCCGTGCCGCCTCCCTGATTGACGCCATGTCGGCCGGGGAACTGGAGGTCGATGGCGAGATGCACGGCGACGCCGCCCTCTCAGAGGAGTTCCGCCGCGCCGCCAATCCCAACTCCATGCTCAAGGGCGAGGCCAACCTGCTCGTCATGCCCAACATCGATGCCGCCAACATCTCCTACAACCTGCTGAAGATGACCGGCGGCGAAGGGGTCACCATCGGCCCCATCCTCCTGGGCGTCGCGCGCCCGGTGCATATCCTCACCACCACCTCCACCGTCCGCCGCCTGGTCAACATGGCCGCCCTGGCGGTAGTCGAATCCCTGGAACGGTAA
- a CDS encoding transglutaminase family protein, with the protein MQIRVGYELIYECPRPTPMLLTLNIHYSRASDVVVADHIITNPPRPISAYRDGFGNWCSRIVAPPGQIRISSDALVNDSGLPDEVHPYLAQHAVEDLPADTLVYLLGSRYCETDRLSETAWSLFGQTPPGWPRVQAICDFVHAHIAFGYEHARATKTALEAFQERTGVCRDFTHLAIAFCRAMNIPARYCTGYLGDIGVPVTGPMDFSAWFEAYLGGHWYTFDSRNNVPRIGRVLIAQGRDAADVPISHTFGPNELKSFKVWADEVVGQPRG; encoded by the coding sequence ATGCAGATACGGGTTGGATACGAGCTGATTTACGAGTGTCCACGGCCGACACCCATGTTGCTGACGCTGAATATCCATTACAGCCGCGCCTCCGATGTGGTTGTCGCCGACCACATCATCACCAACCCACCCCGGCCCATTAGTGCCTACCGGGACGGTTTTGGTAACTGGTGCAGTCGCATCGTCGCGCCTCCGGGGCAGATCCGCATCTCCTCGGACGCCCTCGTCAACGATAGCGGCTTACCGGACGAGGTCCATCCCTACCTGGCGCAACACGCCGTGGAGGATTTGCCGGCGGATACTCTGGTGTATCTGCTGGGCAGCCGTTACTGCGAGACGGACCGCCTCTCCGAAACGGCCTGGTCGCTCTTCGGGCAGACGCCTCCCGGTTGGCCACGCGTGCAGGCCATCTGTGATTTTGTCCACGCGCATATCGCCTTCGGCTATGAACATGCCCGGGCGACCAAGACCGCCCTCGAGGCCTTCCAGGAACGCACCGGCGTCTGTCGCGACTTCACCCATTTGGCGATTGCCTTTTGCCGGGCCATGAACATTCCTGCCCGTTACTGCACCGGCTATCTGGGCGACATCGGGGTGCCGGTCACGGGGCCAATGGATTTCTCGGCCTGGTTCGAGGCCTACCTGGGTGGACACTGGTACACCTTTGATTCGCGTAACAATGTCCCCCGCATCGGCCGGGTGCTGATCGCCCAGGGCCGGGATGCGGCGGATGTGCCGATCAGTCACACCTTTGGCCCCAATGAGCTGAAGAGCTTCAAGGTGTGGGCGGACGAGGTGGTCGGTCAGCCACGGGGCTGA
- a CDS encoding MarR family EPS-associated transcriptional regulator, whose protein sequence is MPSPIRPHQAEDTHFRFLRQLEHNPHRTQREFAAALGISVGTVNNLLKTFVTNDWVSCGIFQRGEKKLEKFAYLPTPAGIKRRRALTSAYLARKNQEFQALHEEIAELRAELGQAAETSPRH, encoded by the coding sequence ATGCCCTCACCCATCCGCCCCCACCAAGCAGAAGATACCCACTTCCGCTTCCTGCGCCAACTTGAGCATAACCCCCACCGCACCCAACGCGAGTTCGCCGCCGCCCTCGGCATCAGCGTTGGCACGGTCAACAATCTGCTCAAGACCTTCGTCACCAATGACTGGGTTAGTTGCGGCATCTTCCAGCGCGGCGAGAAAAAGCTCGAAAAGTTCGCCTACCTGCCGACCCCCGCGGGCATCAAACGGCGCCGGGCCTTGACCTCCGCCTACCTGGCGCGCAAGAACCAGGAATTTCAGGCACTCCACGAGGAGATCGCCGAACTGCGCGCCGAACTCGGCCAGGCGGCGGAAACCTCGCCTCGCCACTGA
- a CDS encoding 2-isopropylmalate synthase, with amino-acid sequence MSKEHLIIFDTTLRDGEQSPGASMTKEEKVRIAKALEKLRVDVIEAGFPIASPGDFEAVKAVAAVIKDSTVCGLARAMDRDIDTAGEALAGAKSARIHTFIATSPIHMERKLRMTPDQVVEQAVHAVKRARRFTDDVEFSPEDAGRSELDFLCRVLEAVIDAGARTVNIPDTVGYSVPYQFGDLIRNLLERVPNADKAVFSVHCHNDLGLAVANSLAAVRNGARQVECTINGLGERAGNAALEEIVMAVRTRQDHFACDTRLDTTQILHCSRLVSGITGFPVQPNKAVVGANAFAHESGIHQDGVLKHRETYEIMRAEDVGWTENRMVLGKHSGRNAFKSRLVELGISFDSEEELNAAFARFKELADKKHEIFDEDLQTLVTDANLDATNERVKLVSMRVCSETGETPRADVVLLVDGQEEPGAAIGGGPVDATFKAIESIVNSGTVLRLYSVNNITSGTDAQGEVTVRLEKGGRVVNGQGADTDIIIASAKAYINACNKVLKPLQRAHPQAADV; translated from the coding sequence ATGAGCAAAGAACATCTCATCATTTTCGATACCACTCTCCGGGACGGCGAGCAAAGTCCGGGCGCCTCCATGACCAAGGAGGAAAAGGTCCGCATTGCCAAGGCCCTGGAAAAGCTCCGGGTTGACGTGATCGAGGCGGGTTTTCCCATCGCCAGTCCTGGCGACTTCGAGGCCGTCAAGGCGGTGGCCGCGGTTATCAAGGACAGCACCGTCTGTGGCCTGGCCCGCGCCATGGATCGCGATATCGACACCGCGGGCGAGGCCCTCGCCGGCGCCAAGTCGGCCCGTATCCATACCTTCATCGCCACCTCGCCCATCCACATGGAGCGAAAGCTGCGCATGACCCCTGATCAGGTGGTCGAGCAGGCGGTCCATGCCGTCAAGCGGGCCCGGCGTTTCACGGACGATGTCGAATTCTCCCCGGAGGATGCGGGTCGCTCCGAACTGGATTTCCTCTGCCGGGTCCTGGAGGCGGTGATCGATGCCGGCGCGCGGACGGTCAATATCCCGGACACCGTGGGTTACAGCGTGCCCTATCAATTCGGTGACCTCATCCGCAACCTGCTGGAGCGGGTCCCCAATGCCGACAAGGCGGTCTTTTCCGTCCATTGTCACAACGACCTGGGCCTGGCCGTCGCCAATTCCCTGGCGGCGGTGCGCAATGGCGCCCGCCAGGTGGAGTGCACCATCAACGGCCTGGGCGAGCGGGCCGGCAATGCCGCCCTTGAGGAGATCGTCATGGCCGTGCGCACCCGCCAGGATCACTTCGCCTGCGACACCCGCCTCGACACCACCCAAATCCTGCATTGCTCGCGGCTGGTGTCCGGCATCACCGGTTTCCCGGTACAGCCCAACAAGGCGGTGGTGGGCGCCAATGCCTTCGCGCATGAGTCCGGTATCCACCAGGACGGCGTCCTCAAGCACCGCGAGACCTACGAGATCATGCGCGCGGAGGATGTGGGCTGGACCGAGAACCGCATGGTGCTGGGCAAGCACTCGGGCCGCAATGCCTTCAAAAGCCGTCTCGTCGAGTTGGGCATCAGCTTCGACTCCGAGGAAGAACTCAACGCCGCCTTCGCCCGCTTCAAGGAATTAGCGGATAAAAAGCACGAGATCTTCGACGAGGACCTCCAGACCCTGGTGACCGACGCCAATCTCGACGCCACCAACGAGCGCGTTAAACTGGTGTCGATGAGGGTCTGCTCCGAGACCGGCGAAACCCCCAGGGCCGACGTGGTCCTGCTGGTGGATGGCCAGGAGGAGCCCGGCGCGGCCATCGGTGGCGGCCCTGTGGATGCCACCTTCAAGGCCATCGAGTCCATCGTCAACTCCGGGACCGTGCTGCGACTCTACTCGGTCAACAACATCACCAGCGGCACCGACGCCCAAGGCGAGGTCACGGTGCGGCTGGAGAAGGGTGGTCGCGTCGTCAATGGCCAAGGGGCGGATACGGATATCATCATTGCCTCCGCCAAGGCCTACATCAATGCCTGCAATAAGGTGCTCAAGCCCCTGCAGCGGGCCCACCCCCAGGCCGCCGACGTCTGA
- a CDS encoding sulfur globule protein CV1, with translation MKKLATAVAIAALLGASASASAFWGGPGWGNNGWGNNSNNWWNDMFGDGYGDFNMNMSGGGRGWGRGYNRYQDYYGYAPYWGGPYGYAPYGAPYGAPYGAPYGAPYAPPAPPAAPAAEAK, from the coding sequence ATGAAAAAGCTTGCTACCGCCGTCGCCATCGCCGCCCTTTTGGGTGCCTCCGCTTCCGCTTCCGCCTTCTGGGGCGGCCCAGGTTGGGGCAACAATGGTTGGGGCAACAACTCCAACAACTGGTGGAACGACATGTTCGGTGACGGTTATGGTGACTTCAACATGAACATGTCCGGTGGCGGACGTGGCTGGGGCCGTGGCTATAACCGCTATCAGGACTACTATGGCTATGCCCCCTACTGGGGTGGCCCCTACGGCTACGCCCCTTACGGTGCCCCCTATGGCGCGCCCTACGGTGCTCCTTATGGTGCCCCCTATGCCCCGCCCGCTCCTCCGGCCGCTCCCGCCGCCGAGGCCAAGTAA
- a CDS encoding N-formylglutamate amidohydrolase, whose protein sequence is MMAPLPGQQPIALLEADEPDAFEVVNRQGGGMAMLVCDHAANRVPRQLGSLGLDAAQLADHIAWDPGAAEVARRLSAHLNAPLVLSGYSRLVIDCNRPLGHPQSIAELSAGVPIPGNLGISAAERERRGATLFQPYHDAIAGLLAERRQRPTLLLSIHSFTPVLNGQQRPWQVGISHWRDRRLADGLIQALTRDPELTVGDNAPYPIEASIDYTLIRCVEGFALPGVMIEIRQDEIHTLAGAARWAARLAEAYRLIEDEARCLAGH, encoded by the coding sequence ATGATGGCTCCCCTGCCGGGCCAGCAACCCATCGCGCTTTTGGAAGCCGACGAACCCGACGCCTTTGAGGTCGTTAACCGCCAGGGTGGCGGTATGGCCATGCTCGTCTGCGATCACGCCGCCAACCGGGTCCCACGCCAACTCGGCTCGCTGGGCCTGGACGCCGCCCAGTTAGCGGATCATATCGCCTGGGATCCCGGCGCGGCCGAGGTGGCGCGGCGCCTCTCGGCCCATCTCAATGCACCCCTGGTCTTGAGCGGTTACTCGCGCCTGGTCATCGACTGCAATCGGCCCCTCGGCCACCCACAATCCATTGCCGAATTGAGTGCCGGGGTGCCCATCCCCGGCAATCTCGGTATCTCCGCCGCGGAGCGCGAACGCCGGGGCGCGACCCTGTTCCAGCCTTATCACGACGCCATCGCCGGACTGCTCGCTGAACGCCGCCAGCGGCCGACGCTGCTGCTCAGTATCCACAGCTTTACCCCCGTTCTGAATGGCCAGCAACGGCCTTGGCAGGTGGGCATCTCGCACTGGCGGGATCGAAGGCTCGCCGATGGGCTGATCCAGGCCCTCACCCGCGATCCGGAGTTGACCGTGGGCGATAACGCGCCCTATCCCATCGAGGCCAGCATCGACTACACCCTCATCCGCTGCGTAGAAGGTTTCGCATTGCCAGGCGTCATGATCGAGATTCGCCAGGACGAGATTCACACCCTGGCGGGCGCCGCTCGCTGGGCCGCGCGCCTCGCCGAGGCCTATCGGCTGATCGAGGACGAGGCCCGATGCTTAGCGGGTCACTGA
- a CDS encoding DnaJ domain-containing protein, whose protein sequence is MEYKDYYKTLGVPRDATQEAIKQAYRKLARKFHPDVSKEPNAEARFKEINEANEVLKDPEKRAAYNDLGNQWRAGQEFRPPPGRGGFHREFHFNTGGPGDAGGFSDFFSSLFGGGFGGAGGDNFGDTRRGVGARREEMFRQRGQDQTAHVEISLEEAFAGGTRELRLETPIQDGQGYVSSQSRTLKVRIPAGVSQGRQIRLAGQGQPGVGGGPAGDLYLEVKLKPHRLYQTDGRDILLHLPVAPWEAALGASVQVPTLGGTVTLKIPAGSQTGKRMRLKGRGLPGDPPGDQLVILEMVTPPADTAETKAFYQRMADTLAFDPRARLGG, encoded by the coding sequence ATGGAGTACAAAGACTATTACAAGACCCTGGGGGTGCCTCGCGACGCCACCCAGGAGGCTATCAAGCAGGCCTACCGCAAGCTCGCGCGCAAGTTTCACCCGGACGTCAGCAAGGAGCCGAACGCGGAAGCCCGGTTCAAGGAGATCAACGAGGCCAACGAGGTCCTGAAGGACCCGGAAAAGCGGGCTGCCTACAATGACCTGGGCAATCAATGGCGCGCGGGCCAGGAATTCCGGCCGCCCCCCGGCCGGGGTGGCTTCCACCGGGAGTTTCATTTCAACACCGGCGGCCCCGGCGACGCGGGCGGCTTCAGTGACTTCTTCTCCAGCCTCTTTGGGGGCGGCTTTGGCGGCGCCGGCGGGGATAACTTCGGCGATACCCGGCGCGGTGTCGGCGCGCGGCGCGAGGAGATGTTCCGGCAACGGGGCCAGGACCAGACCGCCCATGTCGAGATCAGCCTGGAGGAGGCCTTCGCCGGCGGTACCCGCGAACTGCGCCTGGAGACCCCGATCCAGGACGGCCAAGGCTATGTCAGCTCTCAGTCGCGCACCCTCAAAGTCCGCATCCCCGCCGGCGTCAGCCAGGGGCGCCAGATTCGCCTGGCCGGCCAGGGCCAACCCGGCGTCGGTGGCGGCCCCGCGGGCGATCTTTACCTGGAGGTCAAGCTCAAGCCCCATCGCCTCTATCAGACCGATGGCCGCGATATCCTGCTGCACCTGCCCGTCGCCCCCTGGGAAGCCGCCTTGGGGGCCAGCGTCCAGGTCCCGACCCTGGGCGGCACCGTCACCCTCAAGATTCCGGCGGGCAGCCAGACCGGCAAGCGCATGCGCCTCAAGGGGCGCGGCCTGCCCGGTGATCCCCCGGGCGACCAGTTGGTGATCCTCGAAATGGTGACCCCGCCCGCGGACACGGCGGAGACCAAGGCCTTCTACCAGCGGATGGCCGACACCCTGGCCTTTGACCCACGCGCCCGGCTCGGAGGCTAA
- a CDS encoding 1-acyl-sn-glycerol-3-phosphate acyltransferase, with protein MPSFRLLWRGLRLLLHILTATLLVASAVALPRALGLRPAWRPTLTRWWYRRLCRILGLRLAVAGSLAPGILLVANHISWLDIPVLGAQGDVAFLSKAEIRAWPLIGWMAEVLGTLFIHRGANQARGIADQIASRARAGRVVVIFPEATTADGSRLRPFHPRLFAAAQESGAWLQPVALRYGKPDRLDRIAPFIGDDHPLPHLLRVLRNPGIRVQVQFLPPLASAGLDRKGMAEACRRAIGDALGLPGDS; from the coding sequence ATGCCATCGTTTCGGCTTCTCTGGCGCGGGTTGCGCCTCCTGCTCCATATTCTGACGGCCACCCTCCTGGTGGCTAGCGCCGTGGCGCTACCCCGGGCCCTGGGCCTACGCCCCGCCTGGAGACCGACCCTGACCCGCTGGTGGTACCGGCGCCTGTGCCGGATTCTGGGCCTGCGGCTAGCGGTGGCGGGGAGCCTGGCCCCCGGGATTCTGCTGGTAGCCAATCACATTTCCTGGCTCGACATCCCCGTGCTGGGGGCCCAGGGCGACGTCGCCTTCCTGTCCAAGGCCGAGATCCGCGCCTGGCCCCTGATTGGCTGGATGGCCGAGGTGCTGGGCACCCTCTTCATCCACCGTGGCGCCAATCAGGCCCGGGGCATAGCGGACCAGATTGCCAGCCGGGCCCGGGCCGGCCGGGTGGTCGTGATCTTTCCCGAGGCCACGACCGCCGACGGCAGCCGACTGCGGCCCTTTCATCCCCGCCTCTTCGCCGCCGCCCAGGAGAGCGGGGCCTGGCTGCAACCCGTCGCCCTGCGCTATGGCAAGCCGGACCGGCTGGATCGAATCGCGCCCTTCATCGGCGATGACCACCCCCTGCCCCATCTGCTCCGGGTGTTGCGCAATCCGGGCATCCGGGTTCAGGTCCAGTTCCTGCCGCCCCTGGCGAGCGCGGGTCTGGACCGGAAGGGGATGGCGGAGGCCTGCCGGCGGGCCATTGGCGATGCCTTGGGTTTGCCAGGGGACAGCTAG
- a CDS encoding HAD family hydrolase — MALAIFDLDNTLLAGDSDYLWGLFLAEEGIVNREEYERENERFYREYKEGRLDIQEFMRFALRVLKDHEPEDLLRWRERFVREKIEPIVPNAAVALVERHRAAGDTLLIITATNAFVTAPIAAHFGIPHLIASIPEEREGRFTGHLAGTPAFQAGKVERLRQWLAEEGGDLAGSHFYSDSHNDIPLLEQVECPVAVDPDETLARHARAKGWPIISLRGEA, encoded by the coding sequence TTGGCACTCGCAATCTTCGATCTCGACAACACCCTGCTGGCGGGGGACTCGGACTACCTCTGGGGGCTCTTCCTCGCCGAGGAGGGCATCGTCAATCGGGAGGAATACGAGCGGGAGAACGAGCGTTTCTACCGTGAATACAAGGAGGGCCGACTCGATATCCAGGAATTCATGCGCTTCGCCCTGCGGGTCCTGAAAGACCATGAGCCCGAGGATCTGCTCCGCTGGCGGGAGCGATTTGTCCGGGAGAAGATCGAGCCCATCGTCCCGAACGCCGCGGTGGCGCTGGTGGAGCGCCATCGCGCGGCGGGGGATACCCTGCTCATCATCACCGCCACCAATGCCTTCGTCACCGCGCCCATCGCCGCGCACTTTGGCATACCCCACCTGATCGCGAGCATTCCCGAGGAGCGGGAGGGACGTTTCACGGGCCATCTGGCGGGCACCCCCGCCTTCCAGGCCGGCAAGGTCGAGCGCCTGCGCCAGTGGCTGGCCGAAGAGGGGGGCGACCTCGCGGGCAGTCATTTCTACAGCGATTCCCACAACGACATCCCCCTGCTGGAGCAGGTGGAATGTCCGGTGGCGGTGGACCCGGACGAGACCCTGGCGCGACATGCCCGGGCGAAGGGCTGGCCCATCATATCCCTGCGGGGCGAGGCCTGA
- a CDS encoding uracil-DNA glycosylase, which yields MDPSRRHLYLDAMGIQSWRPRVAVGDDQAKMPGAGAGGEVAMARRDPAPTPAPIPPQTVPLALVPPLATWPAFDSGGNGVGLDWEALQAQVAACQACGLWETRTQTVFGVGRQDADLMLIGEAPGADEDRQGEPFVGRAGQLLNRMLAAIGLDRGQVYIANILKCRPPGNRDPKPEEAAACRAFLMAQIERVQPRIILSLGRISAQHLLATGEAVGRLRGRWFSFGPDAVPLMVTFHPSYLLRSPEQKALAWRDLTEVARKLRDP from the coding sequence ATGGACCCCAGCCGGCGCCACCTCTATCTGGATGCCATGGGTATCCAATCCTGGCGCCCGCGGGTTGCGGTTGGCGATGATCAGGCCAAAATGCCCGGGGCGGGTGCGGGGGGCGAGGTGGCGATGGCTCGCCGCGACCCCGCGCCGACCCCGGCCCCGATCCCTCCGCAGACCGTGCCGTTGGCCCTGGTCCCCCCCCTTGCCACCTGGCCTGCTTTCGACTCCGGTGGTAACGGCGTCGGCCTGGATTGGGAGGCGTTGCAGGCCCAGGTCGCGGCTTGCCAGGCCTGTGGCCTGTGGGAGACCCGCACCCAGACCGTCTTTGGCGTGGGTCGCCAGGATGCCGACCTCATGCTGATCGGCGAGGCCCCCGGCGCCGATGAGGACCGCCAGGGCGAGCCCTTCGTCGGCCGCGCCGGTCAACTCCTGAACCGGATGCTGGCTGCCATTGGCCTGGATCGTGGCCAGGTCTATATCGCCAATATCCTCAAGTGCCGGCCGCCCGGCAATCGCGATCCCAAGCCCGAGGAGGCGGCGGCCTGCCGTGCCTTCCTGATGGCGCAAATCGAGCGGGTCCAGCCGCGCATCATCCTTTCCCTGGGGCGCATTTCCGCCCAGCACCTGCTCGCCACCGGCGAGGCCGTGGGTCGGCTGCGCGGACGCTGGTTCAGCTTCGGGCCCGACGCCGTGCCCCTGATGGTGACCTTCCACCCCTCTTATCTCTTGCGTTCGCCAGAGCAGAAGGCCCTGGCGTGGCGGGATCTGACGGAAGTGGCCAGGAAGTTGCGGGACCCCTGA